A window from Deinococcus aerophilus encodes these proteins:
- a CDS encoding helix-turn-helix transcriptional regulator yields MSVPVTKAQRVRAVLSTLSGAECTARELTRRLGLPETKLRSVQRDLEELVLTDEVKRSSNGRYSRPLRATTLNSVEALALYSAARMLYHHAAEYNLHYLSALKKLTEQLPAPARRVALMANEAYRHKPNGQASRTFELVAQAWLEGRVLRAQYHSVTRISEIELVIYFIEVNARNREAYAIGHNRLGDSPDPRVYRLSRMRNSYLLSDECKIPEQFHPLEYLSNAWGIMTGPPTRVELFFTPEMKDRVAEMPLGLQAEVVVLSSGHTRVVLTVGGWKELVPWILGWGAEVEVVAPADLRSHLSEVALKFSQVYHTPSRPVAQL; encoded by the coding sequence ATGAGTGTGCCGGTCACCAAAGCCCAACGCGTCCGAGCCGTTCTCTCTACGCTGAGCGGTGCAGAGTGCACTGCGCGCGAGTTGACGCGCCGCCTCGGACTGCCCGAAACGAAACTCCGCAGCGTGCAACGGGACTTGGAAGAACTGGTGCTCACTGACGAAGTGAAACGTTCTTCAAACGGAAGATACAGCCGACCTCTCCGGGCCACCACCCTCAACTCCGTCGAAGCACTGGCCCTATATTCCGCTGCACGCATGCTTTACCACCACGCGGCGGAGTACAATCTGCATTACCTCAGCGCACTCAAAAAACTCACCGAACAATTGCCGGCTCCTGCGCGCCGCGTGGCGTTGATGGCCAATGAAGCATACCGACATAAACCAAACGGTCAGGCTTCCCGTACCTTCGAACTGGTGGCACAGGCTTGGCTAGAAGGTCGGGTCCTTCGTGCCCAATACCATTCTGTGACCCGGATCTCCGAGATAGAACTCGTTATCTACTTCATCGAGGTCAACGCCCGGAACCGTGAAGCGTATGCCATAGGTCATAACCGCCTAGGAGACAGTCCCGACCCTCGGGTTTACCGACTCTCCCGCATGCGCAACTCCTATCTCCTGTCCGACGAATGTAAAATTCCCGAGCAGTTCCATCCGCTCGAATACCTCTCCAACGCCTGGGGCATCATGACCGGCCCTCCCACACGAGTCGAGCTGTTTTTCACTCCCGAGATGAAAGATCGAGTTGCCGAGATGCCCCTGGGTCTTCAGGCGGAGGTGGTGGTGTTGTCCTCTGGACATACGCGCGTCGTGCTGACTGTCGGCGGCTGGAAGGAACTGGTCCCGTGGATTCTTGGCTGGGGAGCAGAGGTGGAAGTGGTGGCTCCGGCCGACCTGCGCAGTCACCTCAGCGAGGTCGCTCTCAAATTTTCGCAGGTGTATCACACACCTTCAAGACCTGTTGCGCAGTTGTGA
- a CDS encoding IS3 family transposase yields MVNPDQSPQAQTPVKRRVIREVRNLFGISERPACCTLGFHRSTQRHRSTKDDRDLADKLRTLAGERPRFGYRRLHILLRRQGVIVNHKRVYRVYRDEGLAVRKKIRRKGAARTQLPSHVADQGQRALELGLRQ; encoded by the coding sequence GTGGTGAATCCCGACCAGTCACCGCAGGCCCAGACACCCGTCAAACGGCGGGTCATCCGGGAAGTGCGAAATCTGTTCGGGATCAGTGAGCGGCCAGCCTGTTGCACCCTTGGTTTTCACCGTTCAACACAGCGTCACCGCAGCACGAAAGACGACCGTGACCTGGCGGACAAGCTCAGGACGCTCGCGGGCGAGCGTCCTCGGTTCGGATACCGACGCCTCCACATCCTGCTGCGCCGACAGGGCGTGATCGTCAACCACAAGCGCGTCTATCGCGTGTACCGGGATGAAGGCTTGGCGGTCCGCAAAAAGATCCGCAGAAAGGGGGCCGCGCGGACCCAACTGCCGAGTCACGTCGCCGACCAGGGCCAACGAGCGCTGGAGCTTGGACTTCGTCAGTGA
- a CDS encoding transposase: protein MKHKQYSENEILDVLAQVEAGTAVGDVARLSGVSKATIHRWQARFGGMTKDDAKRVRRLEEENRRLKKLVADLALDNSLLKEVVGRKW from the coding sequence ATGAAGCACAAGCAGTACAGCGAAAACGAGATCCTCGATGTCTTGGCCCAGGTTGAGGCGGGCACCGCAGTCGGTGACGTGGCCAGGCTCTCCGGGGTCTCCAAGGCAACCATCCACCGGTGGCAGGCACGGTTCGGGGGCATGACCAAGGACGACGCGAAGCGCGTCCGTCGGCTGGAAGAAGAAAACCGCCGCTTGAAGAAGCTGGTGGCGGATCTGGCGCTCGACAACAGCCTCCTCAAGGAGGTGGTGGGCCGAAAGTGGTGA
- a CDS encoding integrase core domain-containing protein, protein MKAWRSAKRSAERGPRGPNCRVTSPTRANERWSLDFVSDQLANGQRFRILNVVDDGTRECVLSCASTSIPGSTVVRLLADAIQERGKPKVLLTDKGPEFTGSALDQWAYMQGITHQFIDPGKPVQNAYIESFNGRMRDGFLNVHWFLSMPQARLSLAIWRRDYNVVRPHSPLGNLTPQEFARQLAG, encoded by the coding sequence ATGAAGGCTTGGCGGTCCGCAAAAAGATCCGCAGAAAGGGGGCCGCGCGGACCCAACTGCCGAGTCACGTCGCCGACCAGGGCCAACGAGCGCTGGAGCTTGGACTTCGTCAGTGACCAGTTGGCGAACGGACAGCGTTTCCGGATCCTCAACGTTGTGGACGACGGTACCCGGGAGTGCGTGCTCAGCTGTGCGTCGACGTCAATCCCTGGCAGCACCGTGGTGCGTCTGCTCGCAGACGCGATCCAGGAACGCGGCAAGCCCAAGGTGCTGCTGACCGACAAGGGGCCGGAGTTCACGGGAAGCGCACTGGACCAGTGGGCGTACATGCAGGGCATCACTCATCAGTTCATTGATCCTGGGAAGCCTGTCCAGAACGCCTATATCGAGAGTTTCAACGGCCGGATGCGGGATGGATTTTTGAACGTCCACTGGTTTCTGAGCATGCCGCAGGCGAGGCTGAGCCTCGCCATCTGGCGGCGGGACTACAACGTTGTGCGGCCGCACAGCCCGCTTGGGAACCTCACGCCACAGGAGTTCGCCCGCCAACTGGCGGGTTAA
- a CDS encoding helix-turn-helix domain-containing protein, with the protein MSSSTARERFARAMRTLRQTKGLSQEDLAERAGLHRNYIGSVERGERNVGIDNLERIAQALETELIDLIGRSD; encoded by the coding sequence GTGTCGTCGTCTACCGCCAGGGAACGCTTTGCCCGTGCCATGCGCACCCTCCGGCAGACCAAGGGGCTGTCCCAGGAGGACCTTGCCGAGCGCGCTGGCCTGCACCGCAATTACATCGGCTCCGTCGAACGCGGAGAACGCAATGTAGGCATCGACAATCTGGAGCGCATCGCTCAGGCCCTGGAGACCGAACTGATCGACCTGATCGGGCGGTCTGACTAA
- the dpdE gene encoding protein DpdE, with protein MVSIRVGQLVTWKTQADLGTAKVTAVQGATAWIDYFVSVAKRRPFEAPVKELEPFTPWPQNRVYIRNEGQWQMGRIGAYREDPFDAFYIRFPNDKAREIPEHDVYLRSAGDVQPVEVLKLHGHETPFFFNERWPLVQVLTEQRGASRGITALLSSAVDLRDHQVDVIRRVLHDPVQRYLLADEVGLGKTIEAGVIVRQFLIDHPQGCVTFLVPAHLQAQWQQELRHRFFLQDFPQAHVRVLAHGTANLPSSDFVVIDEAHHLAEGAFGAAPAQQQFQRLARWVHASPRLLLLSATPASSDQDAYLGMLHLLDPGVYQLADRDAFQTRVRERERIGMLFFALQPEVPAEVLQPTLDEVLSLFPEDTRARDLISELMGVPETAVAHRRKLIGALRTHLSETYRLHRRMLRHRRAAHAEHLVRGRTLGRMIDLPQQDARSAWEAFDAWREALAEAHDRSDLPFEQAASFLSAMWEAASSGPAAWCDAATSRLQHRSFPAGPAEREVLTLMLTRLNAINPEGLTAEITRTVEHLIRTEAGKTVVFASSPSAVRAVGKALKHVLGETRVANFLDEPDAVRRFQQSRQCQVLLVDQSGEEGLNLQCGDVLIHLDIPLNPNRLEQRLGRLDRYGRGKPIVSYVLQHDSWPDVLKAHAEVMAQGLGIYDRSVASLQFLIDSFRTEEVQAVLGGAPALQAWAQTLPERIREELERLDMSEMLDAIQPEANQELAQMMDDLGDAEAQGFDRIFTRWVNRALLFRATYTDSSVQFSFVPEKTLVPWERIAQTFKHVQNRPSTFSRREAQLHRHHLLRAGEPFVDALTEYFSWDDRGRSYAFWRAHPDWVEDPTVVFAFHYVIEGDLRPVQNLAEREGLDMKVLRRQLDSLLRPCTRTIYIDRFGQVLPGHVQAMVSPAYQCFGGAVDHNLNPQRLWALTELMPQGEWLRACDEVERVAEGRLRTEEQLTKHLEQAAQTAESRLHERLEQLRSRHRSGRTDVTDRGLAVESELLDALLRGVRTPCLHLDSVGAVVLSAQTPFTDEL; from the coding sequence ATGGTAAGTATTCGGGTCGGTCAATTGGTTACCTGGAAGACTCAAGCCGATTTAGGTACAGCGAAAGTCACGGCGGTACAAGGGGCGACCGCATGGATCGACTACTTCGTGTCGGTGGCCAAGCGCCGACCCTTTGAAGCCCCTGTCAAAGAGCTCGAGCCGTTTACACCTTGGCCTCAGAACCGTGTGTATATCCGCAACGAAGGTCAATGGCAGATGGGGCGCATTGGCGCTTACCGAGAGGATCCCTTTGACGCCTTCTACATTCGTTTTCCCAACGATAAAGCTCGCGAAATTCCAGAGCATGACGTGTACCTGCGCTCGGCAGGCGATGTTCAACCCGTTGAGGTCCTGAAGCTTCACGGACATGAAACGCCATTCTTTTTCAATGAGCGTTGGCCGCTTGTCCAGGTACTCACGGAACAACGCGGGGCCTCGCGCGGCATCACGGCCCTTTTGTCGAGTGCTGTTGACCTGCGCGACCACCAAGTGGACGTGATTCGGCGCGTGCTTCATGACCCGGTTCAACGTTACCTCCTCGCGGACGAAGTCGGTCTGGGGAAAACCATTGAGGCGGGTGTAATCGTCCGCCAGTTCCTGATCGACCATCCACAGGGCTGTGTGACCTTTCTCGTTCCTGCACACCTTCAGGCGCAGTGGCAGCAAGAACTGCGCCACCGCTTCTTTCTGCAGGATTTCCCACAGGCACACGTTCGCGTTCTGGCGCACGGCACGGCCAACTTACCCTCAAGTGACTTCGTGGTCATTGATGAAGCGCACCATCTTGCTGAAGGCGCCTTTGGCGCGGCACCGGCACAACAGCAATTTCAGAGGTTGGCCCGCTGGGTGCACGCCTCGCCACGCCTCCTCCTGCTGTCAGCCACCCCGGCCTCCAGCGATCAAGACGCCTATCTCGGCATGCTGCACCTGCTTGACCCAGGCGTGTACCAACTGGCCGACCGGGACGCATTTCAAACGCGTGTTCGCGAACGCGAGCGCATCGGGATGCTGTTCTTTGCTCTCCAGCCTGAGGTGCCGGCCGAAGTGCTGCAGCCCACACTGGATGAAGTGCTGAGCCTGTTCCCTGAGGACACGCGGGCAAGGGACCTGATCAGCGAACTCATGGGGGTTCCTGAAACCGCGGTCGCTCACCGGCGCAAGTTAATTGGCGCCCTGCGCACGCATCTGAGCGAGACGTACCGCCTGCACCGCCGGATGCTGCGCCACCGCCGCGCGGCGCACGCTGAACACCTGGTACGTGGCCGGACGCTTGGCCGAATGATTGATTTGCCGCAGCAGGACGCCCGCAGTGCCTGGGAAGCGTTTGACGCCTGGCGAGAAGCCCTCGCGGAAGCTCACGACCGCAGCGACCTGCCTTTCGAACAGGCGGCCTCCTTCCTGTCTGCCATGTGGGAAGCAGCCAGTTCCGGTCCTGCCGCCTGGTGCGACGCGGCCACCTCCCGCTTGCAACACCGCTCCTTTCCGGCTGGACCCGCCGAGCGTGAAGTGTTGACCCTGATGCTGACGAGGTTGAATGCCATCAACCCCGAGGGGCTCACGGCCGAAATCACCCGGACCGTAGAGCACCTCATCCGCACAGAGGCCGGCAAAACCGTGGTGTTTGCCAGCTCTCCTTCTGCCGTACGCGCCGTCGGCAAAGCCTTGAAACACGTGCTGGGGGAAACGCGAGTGGCCAATTTTCTGGATGAACCGGATGCGGTGCGCCGATTTCAGCAGTCCAGGCAATGCCAGGTGCTTTTGGTCGATCAGAGTGGCGAGGAGGGTCTCAACCTGCAGTGCGGGGACGTGTTGATTCACCTGGATATTCCCCTTAATCCCAACCGTCTTGAGCAACGCCTCGGCCGCTTGGACCGCTATGGGCGGGGGAAACCTATTGTGTCTTACGTGCTGCAGCACGACTCGTGGCCAGACGTCCTGAAAGCCCATGCTGAAGTCATGGCACAGGGCCTAGGTATCTACGACCGTTCGGTGGCCAGTCTGCAGTTTCTGATTGACAGTTTCCGCACCGAAGAAGTGCAGGCCGTGCTCGGCGGCGCCCCAGCCCTCCAGGCCTGGGCCCAGACCCTGCCCGAGCGCATCCGTGAAGAACTTGAGCGCCTGGACATGAGCGAGATGCTGGACGCCATCCAGCCTGAAGCCAATCAAGAACTTGCGCAGATGATGGATGACCTCGGTGACGCCGAAGCACAAGGGTTTGACCGGATCTTCACCCGCTGGGTGAATCGGGCTCTGCTGTTCCGGGCAACCTACACCGACTCGAGCGTCCAGTTCAGCTTTGTGCCGGAAAAGACCCTGGTGCCTTGGGAGCGGATTGCCCAGACCTTCAAACACGTCCAGAATCGCCCCAGCACCTTCTCTCGGCGCGAAGCCCAACTTCACCGGCACCATCTGCTGCGCGCCGGGGAGCCGTTCGTGGACGCCCTGACCGAATATTTCAGCTGGGATGACCGTGGCCGGTCTTACGCCTTCTGGCGCGCGCATCCCGATTGGGTGGAAGATCCCACTGTCGTGTTCGCGTTTCATTACGTGATCGAGGGAGACCTGAGACCTGTCCAGAACTTGGCGGAACGCGAAGGCTTGGACATGAAGGTCCTGCGCCGACAACTCGACAGCCTGCTGCGCCCCTGTACCCGGACCATCTACATAGACCGTTTCGGGCAGGTGCTTCCGGGCCATGTGCAGGCCATGGTCAGTCCGGCATACCAGTGTTTCGGAGGCGCCGTGGATCACAACCTGAACCCGCAACGTCTCTGGGCGTTGACGGAACTGATGCCGCAGGGTGAATGGCTGCGGGCCTGCGATGAAGTTGAGCGCGTCGCCGAAGGCCGGCTCCGCACCGAGGAACAGCTGACCAAGCACTTGGAACAGGCCGCCCAGACCGCCGAGTCCCGGTTGCACGAACGTCTGGAGCAGTTGCGCTCCCGTCACCGTTCAGGACGGACGGATGTGACAGACCGGGGGCTTGCGGTGGAATCGGAGCTTCTTGACGCCCTGCTCAGAGGCGTGCGAACACCGTGCCTGCACCTGGACTCGGTCGGCGCCGTGGTGCTGTCGGCTCAGACGCCCTTTACGGACGAGCTGTGA
- the dpdF gene encoding protein DpdF: MTSVSQAFVALQDGLLRGAWADVQFEDPVYQRWQQAARHAHREGHPAGRGSLDVATLTRQILRRETERSGQAVDLAVPHPTSAWPDEAYWQACGVTIRARQERHVVVRAEPWTPLFAGGVDPTAQAMAQRRRREPVHIPADPLFEEMTGFDAYSSSGQQQALRAVWFAAPGATIITVLPTGTGKSAVAHVPALSAVRQGRISVMVVPTVALALDQERALQALALSANIELPAVLAFHGGLTAAQRQAYLERIQSGTQGVIITSPEQLVSSLSSAMYRAAEAGQLAYLTLDEAHLATQWGADFRPEFQTLAGLRRALLDAAPPEHRLVTMLLTATLTDADLHTLRGLFGQPGPCDLIAAVKLRPEIEYWSAALPSAEERRAAVLEAVLYAPKPAVVYTTRVRDAKALHAALTELGLSRVGLLHGECSTEERVQVVRGWRAAELDVVVGTAAFGVGIDQAHVRTVIHACVPESADRYYQEVGRGGRDGRTSLALTLTAPQDWDDAARMAERQVITVERGLQRWRRMFQAAQQLTFGVFRVDMDLNPADLTRTNERSRTWNVNTLNLMARAGLIRLQHMPPPRRGPEDDERTHQRAWDEHHRSQWVEILDPLHLKESTWEARVEPVRKEAQREARRSLRLLGQVLRGEREVSEVLCDVYRVQASEAFPLDAIYPQPACGGCLVCRSERRLPDSGVDPQPLVVHWQAPPADLGDLMSPGRVTMIEVHDDQHRQQWLRRLISRGVQVLVDPDRTLLPAQLKALQVHSPRPLLVERSDLLLFAPPLASVLLAPSEWDSLPDSWLETSETPRLILHLPHHTHTDRGEPLSHISARFIRAVH; the protein is encoded by the coding sequence GTGACGTCTGTCAGCCAGGCATTTGTGGCTTTGCAAGACGGCCTCCTGCGGGGCGCCTGGGCGGACGTTCAATTTGAAGATCCGGTGTACCAACGCTGGCAGCAGGCGGCCCGGCACGCACATCGGGAAGGCCACCCGGCAGGCCGTGGCAGCCTGGACGTGGCGACCCTGACCCGTCAGATTCTCCGCCGCGAAACCGAGCGGTCAGGGCAGGCTGTGGATCTCGCGGTCCCGCACCCCACTTCAGCGTGGCCAGATGAAGCGTATTGGCAGGCGTGTGGGGTGACCATCCGGGCGCGTCAGGAGCGCCATGTGGTGGTGCGCGCCGAACCATGGACCCCTCTTTTCGCCGGTGGGGTTGATCCCACCGCGCAGGCCATGGCTCAACGTCGGCGCCGAGAACCTGTGCATATTCCAGCCGATCCTTTGTTCGAGGAGATGACTGGATTCGATGCTTACAGCAGTTCCGGTCAGCAGCAGGCGCTGCGGGCCGTGTGGTTCGCCGCGCCAGGTGCCACCATTATCACGGTCCTACCTACGGGGACCGGCAAGAGTGCCGTGGCGCACGTGCCCGCACTGAGTGCGGTGCGTCAGGGTCGCATCAGCGTCATGGTGGTCCCGACCGTTGCCTTGGCGCTGGATCAGGAACGTGCTCTTCAGGCTTTGGCCCTCTCGGCAAATATCGAACTGCCAGCGGTCCTGGCCTTCCATGGGGGACTGACGGCAGCGCAGCGACAAGCCTACCTCGAGCGGATTCAGAGCGGAACGCAGGGGGTCATCATCACCTCCCCCGAGCAACTCGTATCGAGTTTGTCCAGTGCCATGTACCGCGCGGCGGAAGCGGGGCAGTTGGCGTACCTCACGCTTGATGAGGCTCACCTGGCCACCCAATGGGGCGCTGACTTCCGCCCGGAATTCCAGACGCTCGCGGGGTTGCGCCGGGCCTTGTTGGACGCCGCCCCCCCCGAACACCGGCTGGTCACCATGCTGCTCACGGCGACGCTGACGGACGCAGATCTACACACTCTCAGGGGCCTGTTCGGCCAGCCGGGCCCCTGCGACCTCATCGCGGCCGTGAAACTGCGGCCTGAAATTGAGTACTGGTCAGCTGCCCTTCCCAGCGCAGAAGAACGACGCGCCGCGGTGCTCGAAGCGGTGTTGTACGCGCCCAAACCCGCTGTGGTCTACACCACACGGGTCCGGGACGCGAAAGCCCTGCATGCCGCACTCACCGAATTGGGATTGTCCCGGGTGGGGTTGCTGCACGGCGAATGCTCCACCGAGGAACGCGTTCAGGTGGTCCGTGGATGGCGCGCCGCTGAACTCGACGTGGTGGTCGGCACGGCCGCGTTCGGTGTAGGCATTGATCAGGCCCATGTCCGCACGGTCATCCACGCTTGCGTACCGGAAAGCGCGGATCGCTACTATCAGGAAGTTGGCCGGGGAGGACGTGACGGCCGCACCTCACTGGCCCTGACTTTGACCGCGCCCCAGGATTGGGACGACGCAGCCCGCATGGCGGAACGTCAGGTCATCACGGTCGAGCGTGGGTTGCAGCGCTGGCGTCGGATGTTCCAGGCCGCTCAGCAGCTCACATTCGGGGTCTTCCGCGTTGACATGGATCTCAATCCTGCCGATCTCACCCGGACAAACGAGCGCAGCCGGACGTGGAACGTTAATACGCTCAACCTCATGGCGCGCGCGGGGCTGATCCGGCTTCAGCACATGCCCCCACCGCGTAGAGGGCCCGAGGACGATGAGCGCACACACCAGCGGGCCTGGGACGAGCACCACCGGTCACAGTGGGTGGAAATTCTCGATCCTCTCCACCTCAAGGAAAGCACCTGGGAAGCGCGGGTTGAACCGGTGCGCAAAGAGGCGCAGCGCGAAGCAAGGCGCAGCCTTCGCCTGCTTGGTCAGGTGCTGAGAGGAGAACGGGAGGTGAGTGAGGTGCTGTGTGACGTATACCGGGTGCAGGCCTCCGAGGCGTTCCCCCTGGACGCCATCTACCCGCAGCCCGCGTGTGGTGGGTGCCTGGTCTGCCGATCGGAACGCCGCCTCCCGGATTCAGGTGTGGATCCGCAACCGCTGGTGGTGCACTGGCAGGCGCCGCCCGCTGATCTGGGTGACCTGATGTCCCCGGGCCGGGTCACAATGATAGAAGTGCACGATGACCAGCACCGTCAGCAGTGGCTCCGCCGCCTGATCTCGCGGGGGGTTCAAGTCTTGGTCGACCCTGACCGAACACTGCTGCCGGCTCAACTCAAGGCCCTGCAGGTGCACTCACCCCGCCCCTTGCTGGTCGAGCGCAGCGACCTGCTGCTGTTCGCGCCACCGCTGGCCAGTGTTCTGCTGGCACCGAGCGAGTGGGATTCGCTTCCAGACAGTTGGTTGGAGACCAGCGAGACCCCCCGCCTCATTTTGCATCTGCCCCATCACACCCACACCGACAGGGGCGAGCCTCTGTCACACATCTCGGCCCGCTTTATCCGTGCGGTCCACTGA